In Deinococcus maricopensis DSM 21211, the sequence CGTGAAGAACACGTGGTCGAACGGCAGGTCCAGCAGGGCCGTGGCCACGTCCGCCTCGCCTTCCACGAGCGCCACCTCGCGCGGGTCGAAGGTGTCCTCGATCAGGGCGCGCAGGGCGCGGGCGGTGTGGGGCGCCTTCTCGCTGGGTTTGAGGATGACCGGGTTCCCCGCCGCGATGGCCGACGCGAGGGGCACCAGCGTGAGGTTCACGGGGTAGTTCCAGGGACTGAGGATCAACGTGACGCCGCGCGGGGTGGCGCGCACCTCGCTGCGCGCGAGGCCGAGCGCGGGGGGCGTGCCGACGCGGCGGGGGTGCATCCAGCGCGCGACGTGGCGCCGCGCGAACTGGATTTCGCCGCGCAGCGGGTGCAGTTCGGTGATTTCTGCTTCGGCGCGGCTTTTGCCCAGGTCGAGGTGCAGCGCCTGCGCGAGGCGCGCGCGGTGCTGGTCCACGGCGTGGCCCAGGCGGGCGAGGGTGGCGGCGCGTTCGCGGGCGGTGCGCGCGGCGATGGTCGGTGCGTAGGTGCGCTGCGCGTCGTACAGGGCCTGAAGGGGCGTGGTGCGGTCGGGTGCGGTAACGCTCGACATACGGGGACCTCCGAACTGGTCTGACCTGATGAGTGCTTCCAGTGTACTCCACCTGGCACCCACCTTCATCCCCCCTTGAAACAGCGGCAATTCCGACAGTGCCCACCACCCCCACCGTCCTCTCATAAACACAACACCCCAAGGAGGACCTTATGAAGCACCTGATCATCACCGCCGCCAGCGCCCTGCTCCTCGCCGCCTGCGCCCCCACCATGAACGGCACCGGCCGCACTCTCATCCTCAACCGCCAGGCGAGCGCCCCCCAGGCCGTCATGCCCGTCGGCAACGTCACCATCAACATGACCGACAGCACCACCACGACCACCACCACCATCAGCGGCCTGCAACCCAACACCTACTACGTCGCCCACTACCACCTCCAGGGCGACGCCAGCAGCGACCCCTGCACCAGCGCCGGCGCGCCCATCATGTCCACCAAGATCGTCGGCATGACCGACAACACCGGCCGCCTCACCGCCAGCGGCAGCGCCGCCAACACCGACGTCGCCAACGCCACGTACTTCAACGTGCACACCGCCAGCGACCCGAACGGCACCCCCGCCGACGCCGGCGTCGCCTGCGTCGCCATCAAGTAACCCACCGCGCCCCGCGCCGCCCTGTCGGGGGCGGCGCGTTACCTTGAAGGCGTGAGCATCCGTATTCTCGGCGGCACCGCCAAAGGCCGCGCCATCACCGTTCCCGACAGCGCCCGCCCCACCGGCGCCCGCCTCCGCAAAAGCCTCTTCGACCTCCTCGCCACCCGCGCGCCCACCGGCACCTTCCTCGACCTGTACGCCGGCAGCGGCGCCGTCGGCCTCGAAGCCGCCAGCCGCGGCTACACCGTCACCCTCACCGAACTCGACCTGCGCGCCGTGAAGGCCCTCGAAGCGAACGCCACGCACCTGCAGCTCCCCACCCGCCCCCGCATCCGCCGCGGCGACGGCCTCGCCCTGCTCCCCGAACTGGGCGCCTTCGACGTGGTTTTCGTCGACCCGCCCTACACCCAGGACATCCCCACCATCACTGCCGGCCTCCTCAAACGCCGCCCCCTTACCGAAGACGGCCTGCTCATCATCCAGCACCCCACCCAACTCACCCTCGCGGACCGCGACGGCTACACCCGCGACGAACGCCGTTACGGCAGCA encodes:
- a CDS encoding superoxide dismutase, whose translation is MKHLIITAASALLLAACAPTMNGTGRTLILNRQASAPQAVMPVGNVTINMTDSTTTTTTTISGLQPNTYYVAHYHLQGDASSDPCTSAGAPIMSTKIVGMTDNTGRLTASGSAANTDVANATYFNVHTASDPNGTPADAGVACVAIK
- a CDS encoding RsmD family RNA methyltransferase, which produces MSIRILGGTAKGRAITVPDSARPTGARLRKSLFDLLATRAPTGTFLDLYAGSGAVGLEAASRGYTVTLTELDLRAVKALEANATHLQLPTRPRIRRGDGLALLPELGAFDVVFVDPPYTQDIPTITAGLLKRRPLTEDGLLIIQHPTQLTLADRDGYTRDERRYGSNVLTLYTHA